In bacterium, the genomic stretch CATAAAGAAGATGGCTTGAGAGGATATTTATTATTGATATTTATAACTTTGGTTGTTTATGCTCTTTTGAAAGAATGTATAGCGGGGAAATATACAGTTGAAGAAATGTTATTGAAAATGAGAAATCTAAAATGTAAAATATATGAAGATGAAATAATAATTCCTGAACAAACAAAACAACAAAAAGAAATTACAGAAACATTAAATATCATAATGCCTAAAAATATGGGAATTTAGGTAAAATTAAATCTATTTAAAACTTTTTATAATTTATGTATAATTTTTACAAAAGAAAAGAGGGGTTTATGAATATGAAAATAATGAAAATATTAATCCTATTAACAATTACACTTTTTATTTTTGCTGGCTGTAGTAAAAAGAAAAAAGAAGAAGAATTAACCCCTTTAAATGCACCTGCAAAATATGGTGAAACAATGGGTAGAGCAATGAAAAAAGCAGAAGGGATGCAGGATGTTCTTAACTTGAAAAACGAAATAAATACATTTCTGATTCAGGAAGGAAGATACCCACAATCATTACAGGAACTTGTTGATAAAGGATATATAAAAGAAATTCCAAAATCACCTGAAAATATGCAATTTGTTTATGACCCAAAAACTGGAACGATTGATGTAAGATAAAAAGGATAAAAAAATGGACTTTTATGAAGTTATAAAAACAAGAAGGAGTGTAAGAAATTATAAGGATGAATCAATTTCAGAAGATGTTCTTAAAAGAGTTTTAAATGCTGCAAGAATTGCTCCAAGTGGAAGTAATAGACAACCATGGCAGTTTATTTTAATAAGAGAGACAGAAAGAAAAAAGAAAATGGTTAAACTTTGTGAAGGACAGAAATTTGTTGCAGAAGTTCCGGTTCTTATAGTTGCCTGTGGGGAAAATATTCACTACAATAGAGGAAATTGGATGGGTGATTATAGCATGCTTGTTGATGTGGCAATTGCAGTTGACCATTTAACTCTTGCGGCAAGAGCAGAAGGACTTGGAACATGCTGGATTGGTTCTTTTGATAATGAAGGAATTAAAAAATTTCTTGAAATACCAGAAGATATAAATGTTGTTGCTGTAATACCAATTGGATATCCCCTTTATTCTGATGTTTTTAAAGAAAATAATAATAGAAAAACACTGGAAGAAATAGTTTTTTATGAAAAATGGGGAAATAAATAAATAGGTAAAAGCGGGATTAACTCAGCGGTAGAGTGCGAGCTTCCCAAGCTCGAGGCCACGGGTTCAAATCCCGTATCCCGCTCCATCTCTAACTTTGTAAGGGAGTTGAACCTTTTGGGTTCAAACCGACNNNNNNNNNNNNNNNNNNNNNNNNNNNNNNNNNNNNNNNNNNNNNNNNNNNNNNNNNNNNNNNNNNNNNNNNNNNNNNNNNNNNNNNNNNNNNNNNNNNNTCTCTAACTTTGTAAGGGAGTTGAACCTTTTGGGTTCAAACCGACTAAAGTAGCTTACCTTGTATCTCAGAGTTGGTGTGTCATCGTCTCCCAGATAGCACAACTGCTACCGACAAAAGTAGCAAAGATCAGCAAATCAGAGTTGGTGCTTTGTTTTCCCAAAAAACTTCCCCCTTTAACCAAAGGGGGGAGGGGGATTTAATAAAATCCCGTAAGCGTAACTTATCGCTTCGGCGCCTGCCCGTCTGAGCATTAGCGAAGGAGGGTAGGATGGTCTGTAAGCAATACTCTAAACCCTTCTGTGTAAGACAATCCATCCCGTCCTTCCTTTTACAAAGGAAGGAGTGAGTTGGCGTGGCAGAAAAAATTTCTTTTCAATTTAGTAAGCACAATCCCCTTGGGCGTAGTTCTACAGAACAATCCCTTGGGCGTAGTTCTATAGAACGAGCCCGTATCCCGCTCTAATTTTATTGTTTCTTTTCCAATTTACTTATTAAATTTTCAAGATGTTTTTTAGAAGGGAAATATTTATAGACCATAGAAATATTCAAAATTAAAAAGACAGAAAGCCATGTAATATTTCCGCATATTAAAAAGCCAATAAAACCTACAATTGTTATAAGATTTAAAGTCCAGAGCATAATTATTGTATATGCATAATAAGAATAAAAATTTTTTTGTTCGTTTTCTTTTATAAATATCCTTTTTACTATGAAATCAGAAATCCCTTCACAGAAGAAAAAAATAAAAAGGCCTGAAAAAAACAAAATATACTGCACAATTCTTGCCATACCTTCTTCGTAATCAGGAACAAAATGCTTAAAACCATTTTTTTTGAGATACAGTGCAATTATCAAAAGTATAAAAGGAAATATAACTGACTCAAAAAAAACATATTTTAAACTTCTAAACTCATTATTTTCTCTTTTTCTCATTTTATTGACACCTTTCTTTTTTTAAATTACTATTTAATTATAAACTTTAAAAGGTGTAGTGTAAAGTTCCTTCTTTTAAGATGGAGGAAAACAAAAAGGAGATAGAAATGAAGAAAGAACTTTATCTTGTGTCTCCAGTTGGTACCCACCTTATAATTGACCTTTATGATTGTAGATGCGATTTTCTTGATAATTCAGAAAAAATACAAAATCTCTTAATAGAAGTAGCAAAAATTTCTAATACCACTATTTTAAGTGTAAAAGTTCATAAATTTACCCCTATGGGAGTTAGTGGTTATGTTCTTATAAGTGAAAGTCATATAAGTATTCATACATGGCCAGAGTTTAATTATGCTTCCGTAGATATTTATACATGTGGAGATAATTCATTACCAACAAAAGGATTTGAATGTATAGTTGAAAAACTTAATTCACAGAAACCAACAATACTTAAATTTGAAAGGGGATTTTATGCAAAAAAATTTAAACATGACTATGGTTGACTGGTATTCAGAAGGGATTGGTCTATGTTATGTGGTGGAAAAGAAAATTTTAGAAAAGCAAACTAAATATCAGAAAATTGAAATTTGTATTTCAAAGCAGTTTGGTAAACTCTTATTTATAGATGGCAATTTACAATCAGTTGAAAAATTTGAAGAAAATTATCATGAAATTCTTGTTCATCCTGCAATTTTCCCTCATCCTGATTGTAAAAAAGTTCTTATTATTGGTGGTGGAGAAGGTGCAACTTTAAGAGAAGTTTTAAAACATCCTGTTGAAAAAACAAAAATGGTTGATATAGATGGTGAAATGATTGAAATTGCAAAAAACTACCTTAAATATGATAGGGGGGCTTTTTGTGATAAAAGAACTGAACTTATTATTGATGATGGAGTAAAATTTATAAAAAAAGAAGAAGAGATATATGATGTAATAATTGTTGATGCGACAGACCCTTCTAATAATTCGCATTATTTATATACAACTGATTTTTATATAAAAGTTTTTTTACGGTTAAACAAATTCGGAATTTTCACAACTTATGCTGGTGGTGGATATTATTTTCAACCGGAAATTTTAAAGATGATATATAAAAATATGAAAAATGTTTTTGATATGGTTAAAATATACTCTTTTCCTATTGCAGGGTTTCTTCCAGGATTCAGTTTTATAATTGGAGTGAAAGGAAATATCAATATTGAAAATATCCCTGAAATAAAAACTAAAATTGAATTAAAATATTATTCACCAGAAATTCACCACCATCTTTTTGTGCTTCCTTATTATTTTGAAAAAGAATTAAAAATTCTTTAAAAAAGTTTTAAGTTGATTTTTTTGGTGGGAGATGTACACTTTTTCTTTTTAGATCCATAATTCCTTCCATTATTCCTTCTGAAAAAGTTGGATGGCAGTAAAAAATTTTTTCAACATCCTTTATTTTAAGTCCATTACTAATAGTTAGGGTTGAAAAAGATACAAGTTCTGTTGCTAATTCCCCAATAATATGAATACCAACAATTTCATCTGTATCAGAATTGGAAATTACTTTTACAAATCCATCTGTTTTTTTATCTGCACATGCCCTTCCTAGAGCATTATATGGAAATTTTCCAATTGAAACATTTATTCCTTTTGCCTTTGCCTGTTCCTCTGTTAGCCCACAAACACCTATTTGAGGGTCAGTAAAAATAACTTCTGGAACTATATCATAGTTAATAGTAACTTCTTTTCCTGATATATTTTCAGCAGATATTTCTCCTTCTTTTGTAGCAACATAGGCAAGTGGAAATTTCCCATTTATATCACCAATTGCATAAATATTTTTAATGTTTGTTTTCATTTTTTCATCTGTTTTGAGCCATCCATTGTCTTTTTCTATTTCTTCTGGTATTTGAGGTAAATTTGGTTTTCTACCAACTGCAACAATAATTTTTTCTTCTTTTATTTCTTCAGAATTTTTAATTGGTTTGCCAAGATTGATTTTTATTCCTCTTTTTTCAAAAGAATTTTTAAGATAGTTGGTAATTTCTTTATCTTTTCCTAAAAGAAGTGCATCCATCATTTCATAAATTGTAACCTCAACTCCAAATTTACTTAAAATTGAAGCATATTCACATCCAATAAATCCACCACCAATAATTCCAATACTTTCTGGTAGTTCATTAAGTTTCCATAATTGCTCACTGCTTATAACTCTTTCATCATTTTTGAAACAGTCAGGAACAAATGGCAAACTTCCTGTTGCAATTACTATATTTTCTCCATAAATTTCTTCATTTTCAATTCTCACAATATTGTTATCAATAATTTCTCCTTTCTTTTTAGCAATAACTTCTATTCCATATGATTTTAAGAGCATATTAACACCTGCTCTTAATCTCATTACAACATCTGTTAAAATTTCTGAAAGAATTCCCTGCCATGAAAAAGATGTCTCTTTTTTAATTGATGTGAATTTACTTTTTTCAATTTCTTTTGAAATTGTATAAAGAGATTTTGTTGGAATACAACCTCTATTTAAACATACTCCACCTATAGCCATTTCTTCAATTAAACAGACTTTTTTCCCATTTTGAGCACATTTTATTGCACATGGGTATCCAGCAGGACCTCCACCAATTACAACAACATCATATTTCTCCATATTTCCTCCCAATTATAAACTCTGCACTTTCTTTCAAATTTTTAAAAATATAGTCTGGTTTTATTTCCCATTTTTCTGTTTCTTTCTTTGATTTTGTCTGTCCTGAAAGGACAAGAATTGTTTTTGCACCAACTGTTTTTCCTGCTATAACATCTTTTTCTGAATCTCCTATAAAAAATGTCTTAGAAAAATCAATATTTCCAATTTCTTCTCTCGCTTTTAAGAAAAGTCCTGGTTTTGGTTTTCTACAATTACAATTATCTTTTTCTGTATGGGTACAATAATAAACTCTATAAATTTCTATTCCATTGGTAAATAGTATTTTTTTCATATTTTCTGTGATTTCATTCAGGTCTTCTTCTGTAAAAATTTTCTTTCCTACACCTGATTGATTTGATATTATAACTATTTTATATCCAGCATCTGTTAAAATTTTCAACCCTTCAATTGCATCTGGCAAAAATTTAAATTCTTCCCATTTTTTAATAAAATCATTTGGAGTAAAAATAGAAATAACTCCATCTCTATCTAAAAAAATTATCTTTTCCATTACAATCCCGTGGTTTATAAACGGTTATAGAAAGGGGAGGGTTTCTTTAAGTCCATACATCAAGTTCATATTTTGAATTGCCTGACCGCTTGCTCCCTTAACTAAATTATCAATTGCTGACATTATAACAATATTATTCTCAATAATTTTAAAGCCAATATCACAAAAATTTGTATCTCTAACATTTTTTACTGATGGGCAGTTACCATAGTCCATAAGACGAATAAATGGTTCATTTTTATAAAATTCATTATATAAGTTAGTAATTTCTTTTTCTTCTAACATTCTATTTGTCTTTATGTATATGGTTGATAAAATGCCCTGGTCATAAGGAGCAAGATGTGGTACAAAAAGGACTTTATAATTTTTTCCCCCAACACTTTTTAAAATTTCTTCAATTTCTGGTTGGTGTCTATGGCTACCTATTTTATATGCGGATATGTTTTCGTTGCATTGAATAAAAATGTTAGTTTCTGATGGTTTTTTTCCTGCTCCTGTTACACCACTTACAGAATTTGCTATTATATTCTCTTCAATTAGGTTATTTTTTATAAGAGGAAGTAATCCTAAAATGACTGATGTGGGATAACATCCAGGGTTTGCTATAAAAGATGTTTTTTTAATTTCATCTCTATAAAGTTCAGGCAGTCCATAAACAACATTATTTATAAATTCAGGACAAATGTGTTTTACATACCATTTTTCATAAACAGAAATATCTTTAAAACGAAAATCAGCACTCAAATCAATTATTTTTTTACCTAATTTTAATAGTTCAGGAACATAGTTCATAGAGACAGAGTGAGGAAGAGATAAAAAAACTAAATCACAATTTTCTTTTATAAATTCCCAATCAATTTTATTTTTACATTCAAAATTTATAATACCTTTAAGTTTTGGAATAATTTCTTCTATATTTTGTTGTTTTTCATCAGAAGCAACATACCCAGCAGTTATTTCTACTAATGGATGAAAAGTAAGTATCTCTGTAAGTTTTTCTCCTGCACTCCCACTTATACCAAATATCCCGACTTTTATCTTTTTGTCCACTGGAATTTCTTTCTTGCTTTTTTCTGTCCGTACTTTTTTCTTTCAGGCATCCTCGGGTCCCTTGTAAGAAGTCCAAATTCTCTTAATTTTGGCGTAAGAGATGGGTCATATTTTATTAATGCTCTTGCTATTGCAAGTTTGGTAGCATCAATTTGTCCTGTAATCCCTCCACCTTCAACTTTTACATTTATATCAAATTTATCTTTTGTATCAGTTACTGAAAGTGGTTTTAAAACCTCTTCTTTTTGATAAAATAAAGGAAAATAAGTTGAAATTTCTTTATTGTTTATTTTTATTTCACCTTTTCCTTCTTTAAATTTAACTATTGCTCTTGATGTTTTTCTTCTTCCAACTGCTATTGTTAAATTTCCCTTCTCCATAAATTCCTCCTTAACTTATCTCTTTTAAGAGTTTAAAATCATTTTTTAATGATGAGTAAAGTTTTCTATAAATTTTATATGCACTTTTATATATTTTAACATTTTTTATATCAGGTTTAAATACATCTTTTTCTTTAATGAATTTTTTGCAGGCGCTCTTAGCATCTTTGAAAATACCTATTCCAACTCCTGCAAGAATTGCTGCTCCATAAGAAGGCCCTTCCTGGTTTGATAATTTTGTAATTTTTTTGTTGAAAATATCAGGCATAACTGAACACCAGAAATCACTTTTTCCTCCACCACCAGATACAATATATTTCTCCCCAAGTGGTAATTTTATTTCTTTCATAATCTCAATG encodes the following:
- a CDS encoding spermidine synthase; protein product: MQKNLNMTMVDWYSEGIGLCYVVEKKILEKQTKYQKIEICISKQFGKLLFIDGNLQSVEKFEENYHEILVHPAIFPHPDCKKVLIIGGGEGATLREVLKHPVEKTKMVDIDGEMIEIAKNYLKYDRGAFCDKRTELIIDDGVKFIKKEEEIYDVIIVDATDPSNNSHYLYTTDFYIKVFLRLNKFGIFTTYAGGGYYFQPEILKMIYKNMKNVFDMVKIYSFPIAGFLPGFSFIIGVKGNINIENIPEIKTKIELKYYSPEIHHHLFVLPYYFEKELKIL
- the rpsI gene encoding 30S ribosomal protein S9; translation: MEKGNLTIAVGRRKTSRAIVKFKEGKGEIKINNKEISTYFPLFYQKEEVLKPLSVTDTKDKFDINVKVEGGGITGQIDATKLAIARALIKYDPSLTPKLREFGLLTRDPRMPERKKYGQKKARKKFQWTKR
- the lpdA gene encoding dihydrolipoyl dehydrogenase, whose protein sequence is MEKYDVVVIGGGPAGYPCAIKCAQNGKKVCLIEEMAIGGVCLNRGCIPTKSLYTISKEIEKSKFTSIKKETSFSWQGILSEILTDVVMRLRAGVNMLLKSYGIEVIAKKKGEIIDNNIVRIENEEIYGENIVIATGSLPFVPDCFKNDERVISSEQLWKLNELPESIGIIGGGFIGCEYASILSKFGVEVTIYEMMDALLLGKDKEITNYLKNSFEKRGIKINLGKPIKNSEEIKEEKIIVAVGRKPNLPQIPEEIEKDNGWLKTDEKMKTNIKNIYAIGDINGKFPLAYVATKEGEISAENISGKEVTINYDIVPEVIFTDPQIGVCGLTEEQAKAKGINVSIGKFPYNALGRACADKKTDGFVKVISNSDTDEIVGIHIIGELATELVSFSTLTISNGLKIKDVEKIFYCHPTFSEGIMEGIMDLKRKSVHLPPKKST
- a CDS encoding nitroreductase family protein; the encoded protein is MDFYEVIKTRRSVRNYKDESISEDVLKRVLNAARIAPSGSNRQPWQFILIRETERKKKMVKLCEGQKFVAEVPVLIVACGENIHYNRGNWMGDYSMLVDVAIAVDHLTLAARAEGLGTCWIGSFDNEGIKKFLEIPEDINVVAVIPIGYPLYSDVFKENNNRKTLEEIVFYEKWGNK
- a CDS encoding HAD family hydrolase — translated: MEKIIFLDRDGVISIFTPNDFIKKWEEFKFLPDAIEGLKILTDAGYKIVIISNQSGVGKKIFTEEDLNEITENMKKILFTNGIEIYRVYYCTHTEKDNCNCRKPKPGLFLKAREEIGNIDFSKTFFIGDSEKDVIAGKTVGAKTILVLSGQTKSKKETEKWEIKPDYIFKNLKESAEFIIGRKYGEI
- the argC gene encoding N-acetyl-gamma-glutamyl-phosphate reductase, which translates into the protein MDKKIKVGIFGISGSAGEKLTEILTFHPLVEITAGYVASDEKQQNIEEIIPKLKGIINFECKNKIDWEFIKENCDLVFLSLPHSVSMNYVPELLKLGKKIIDLSADFRFKDISVYEKWYVKHICPEFINNVVYGLPELYRDEIKKTSFIANPGCYPTSVILGLLPLIKNNLIEENIIANSVSGVTGAGKKPSETNIFIQCNENISAYKIGSHRHQPEIEEILKSVGGKNYKVLFVPHLAPYDQGILSTIYIKTNRMLEEKEITNLYNEFYKNEPFIRLMDYGNCPSVKNVRDTNFCDIGFKIIENNIVIMSAIDNLVKGASGQAIQNMNLMYGLKETLPFL
- the speD gene encoding adenosylmethionine decarboxylase, with protein sequence MKKELYLVSPVGTHLIIDLYDCRCDFLDNSEKIQNLLIEVAKISNTTILSVKVHKFTPMGVSGYVLISESHISIHTWPEFNYASVDIYTCGDNSLPTKGFECIVEKLNSQKPTILKFERGFYAKKFKHDYG